In one Lycium barbarum isolate Lr01 chromosome 7, ASM1917538v2, whole genome shotgun sequence genomic region, the following are encoded:
- the LOC132601498 gene encoding uncharacterized protein LOC132601498, producing the protein MEEQMDVEQDADPPDHPSSMSRPDGGPGWLIGGDFNVVLNYEEKIEGNPIQPQDIEEFAFCINSCELEEVKFKGSPFTWWNGRADEACLFERLDRMLVNSRLLGNFGNIEVEHLARTGSDHAPLLFRLNWSTWEHEDPFINFKCKIKKLKVVLSKWSRKMFGDIFKQLIIREKIVGLKEELFEQNPSQVNRMVLQKAQAETKRYLNYEEEYWRQKSGLDWFVDGDKNTRFFHNLVKGRRKKLQIKRIQNSDGSWIEDDDQMADEAVHFYTQQSSQEDLIGEEN; encoded by the exons ATGGAGGAGCAGATGGATGTGGAGCAAGATGCTGATCCACCAGATCATCCTTCCTCAATGTCAAGACCCGACGGGGGGCCaggatgg TTAATAGGAGGAGACTTCAATGTGGTTTTGAATTATGAAGAAAAGATAGAGGGTAATCCTATTCAACCTCAGGATATAGAAGAGTTTGCTTTTTGCATAAATTCCTGTGAACTTGAAGAGGTAAAGTTTAAGGGAAGTcctttcacttggtggaatggaagagcAGATGAAGCATGTCTTTTTGAGAGACTGGATAGGATGTTGGTGAATTCTCGTCTTCTTGGAAATTTTGGAAATATTGAAGTGGAACATCTTGCAAGAACTGGATCAGATCATGCTCCACTTTTGT TTAGGCTGAATTGGTCCACTTGGGAGCATGAGGACCCGTTTATAAACTTCAAATGCAAGATCAAAAAGTTGAAAGTGGTGTTATCCAAATGGAGCAGGAAAATGTTTGGTGATATCTTCAAGCAGCTGATAATAAGGGAGAAAATAGTGGGATTAAAGGAAGAGTTGTTTGAACAAAATCCAAGCCAAGTAAATAGAATGGTTCTGCAGAAAGCTCAGGCTGAGACTAAAAGATACTTGAATTATGAAGAAGAGTACTGGAGACAAAAATCAGGCTTGGATTGGTTTGTAGATGGAGACAAAAATACTAGATTCTTCCATAATCTAGTGAAGGGAAGAAGGAAGAAACTGCagatcaaaagaattcaaaattCAGATGGTTCATGGATTGAGGATGATGACCAAATGGCAGATGAGGCTGTGCACTTTTATACACAACAATCTTCACAAGAAGATTTAATTGGAGAAGAGAATTGA